The Paenibacillus sp. FSL R7-0345 DNA segment AGGGGCTGGAGCGTAATATTTTTGTGGATAAGCGTTATGAAGGAGAAAAGGTTACAGATGCCTGGGGCGAGATCATGCGCCACATTATCGCCCACGAGATCCATCATATCGGACAGCTGTCAGTCTGGGCGAGAGAGCTCGGGCATACGCCGGTATCGGCTAATGTGATTGGACGCGGGCTGCGGGAGACGTTGCCGGGCAAGGGATAAGCAGGGGATTCAGCCTTTTTTCAGGTTCGTATTTTAAGCTTTTACACAGGCTTTACAAAAATACGAATCTGCACAAGAGGAGGAATACACATTTTGCGAATGAAGAGGTTGTTCAAGAAAGTGATGCTGACAACATTGTCGCTTGCGGTAGTAGCATCGGTGGGAGGCGTTACGGGCAGCCCGTCTGCAGCTTTTGCCGCTGAAGCAGGGGTAAGCCAGGCCTATGAATCCCTGTTCACACCGGATAAAGTGATTAATGTAAAAGTGACGATTGACGATGAGGACTGGGAGAGCATTCTGGCCAATCCCCTGGAAAAAGAATATAAAAGTATAACGGTAGATGTGGATGGTACGGTGCTGGAGAATGTGGGCTTTTCAACCAAGGGTAATCTGACCCTGAAGTCGGTGGCGGCGATGACGGACTCCGACCGGTACAGCTTCCGGCTGAAGTTCGACAAGTATGACAAGACACAGACGCTGATGGGCCTGGATAAAATGGTGCTGAACAACAGCTACTCGGACCCGTCGTTCCTGCGGGAGTATCTGCACTATGAGGCGCTGCGGGCGATTGGTGAGGATGTGCCGCTGACGGTGTTCACGAATCTGTATGTCAACGGCGAGCTGTATGGTTTCTATATTGGTGTTGAGTCCGTGGATGACAGCTATCTGGAGCGTAATTTTGGTGAAGATGCGGATAGCGGCGTTCTGTATGATACCGAAGAGAAAAGCTATCTCCAGTATGAGGAAGACGGCGAATATGAAACATTGACGTATGACGCCGGCACTGAGGATGATAAAGCCTCGCTGAAAAATTTCATCAGTGTGCTGAACGCCATGCCGGACGGGGAAAAAGGCGAGATTGAGAGTGTGCTGGACGTCGATTCCGCACTGAAATACATTGCCGCTAATGCCGTGCTGGGGAACTACGACAGCTATAACGGCGATAAAGGCCATAACTATCTTCTGTACGGAGATGCGGCCGGTAAATACACCGTCATTCCGTGGGATATGAATATGAGCTTTAACGGGTATTCCACCGGTGGCGGCGGAGGAAGAATGCAGGGCGCGGCTGGAACAGCTGGAATTGCGGCTACCGGTGCAACCGCTGCTGCTGGAACGGACGGTACATCAGCCGGAACTGCAGGAGTAAGTATTACAACGGGCACATCTGGTACAACTGCAGCAACATCCGCAACCAATGCCGTGACTGCTTCGGTCGATACACCGACACTCGGCATCGATGTGGATCAGGTACCGCTGATTGGCAATCTGCTTGAGGTGCCGGAATACAAAACGAAGTATGACGGTTATGTAGCTGAGCTGGTAACTTACCTGGAAGGTATCCAGGACCGGATTACCGGACTTGCCACATTGATCAGACCTTACGTTCAGGCTGATCCGACCAAGTTCTACACGATGGATCAGTTTGAGAACAACGTGGCTTATACAGCCGATACTATGGGCAGCGGCGGCATGATGGGCGGCGGAGCCAATATGATGCCTCCATCCGGTACGGATGGAACCCCGCCGGCGCGGCCTGATGCTGCAGCGGCCGGACAAGCCGGCACGGCTGGCGGGACCACGGCAGCCGGAGCAACAGCTACCGGCACAGCGGCGGCAGGCA contains these protein-coding regions:
- a CDS encoding CotH kinase family protein, with protein sequence MKRLFKKVMLTTLSLAVVASVGGVTGSPSAAFAAEAGVSQAYESLFTPDKVINVKVTIDDEDWESILANPLEKEYKSITVDVDGTVLENVGFSTKGNLTLKSVAAMTDSDRYSFRLKFDKYDKTQTLMGLDKMVLNNSYSDPSFLREYLHYEALRAIGEDVPLTVFTNLYVNGELYGFYIGVESVDDSYLERNFGEDADSGVLYDTEEKSYLQYEEDGEYETLTYDAGTEDDKASLKNFISVLNAMPDGEKGEIESVLDVDSALKYIAANAVLGNYDSYNGDKGHNYLLYGDAAGKYTVIPWDMNMSFNGYSTGGGGGRMQGAAGTAGIAATGATAAAGTDGTSAGTAGVSITTGTSGTTAATSATNAVTASVDTPTLGIDVDQVPLIGNLLEVPEYKTKYDGYVAELVTYLEGIQDRITGLATLIRPYVQADPTKFYTMDQFENNVAYTADTMGSGGMMGGGANMMPPSGTDGTPPARPDAAAAGQAGTAGGTTAAGATATGTAAAGSTAAAGGTGATAPAAAGNQGAGGGQGMGTMAAGSLMTFALNRLANLQEQLGLEVTPLPEVVATKGSTATAGTAGTAGSAGSTSTAASSGSKAITVSLNGSAVSFQDQLPLNKDGRVLVPVSAIFNALGAEVTWDQTAKKITAVKGSTTITMTIGSKTAYVNGTAVTLDVPAQIVNNRTLVPVRFISEGLNMDVKWDAAAQTVTATDKVAE